In the genome of Brachypodium distachyon strain Bd21 chromosome 3, Brachypodium_distachyon_v3.0, whole genome shotgun sequence, the window CTTTTGAAAATACTGGAGTACTTACTTATTCTGATGTTCCTGTGCCCAACTAATGTTCCTGTGCTAGATTGATTTTGCCAGTGCCAAGTTTATTCTAAATAATATATATTCGTCCAACTGATGTTCCTGTTGAAGGACATGTCCTTACAACCTGAAAGGAATTCTAGAACATCATTTCCACAGTGCACACACAAATCAGATAAGGAGCTATTCTTCTGCCATAGTACCAGGCTACCAACCAATCAGGTGCAGAGCCAATTATGCTACAGCATTCCAACATTCCGTTTTCCTACCCATTTTTTTCAGCCacattctttctttctccagTGATAACATGCTCTGGACCTGATGCAGAGAACCATGCATGGCATGGACCTGGCCTGAACTGCACTGAATTAATTCCAACAGCACAAAGAATGATCAGCTGGGCACATGCCAGTTTCCTAAAACATCATGCAGAGGTGGCaccaaaagaaagcaaaaacaGGCTCCACACAAGAACAACAGATACGAGACGGCTGGGAGCATACAGAGTTACAGACAACGATTCTGTCTTTGATTCCTGCTTTTATTGATTTATCACTAATAAAAAAGCTAATGTTTATATTGAGAACTGTTAATGACATGATGATTTCCCCCCAAAAAAATTATTAGCTTAAACGACTTGAATCACGCCTACCACATTCTGGGAAGAAATGTTGGTCATGGTTTGTTGGGAGGGTGGGGCGACCGTCAGCTCCAGATCCTTGTTCTCCTCTGGATGATCTGCCttcggaggagacggcggtgAGGGGTCACTTTGTGGGATCGGGAATGCAGTAATGTTAGCTTGAAATGCCGGAGCAGTTACATTGGCAGTCGGAGTAATACTTGTTGAAGAGGTCCCTTCAGCGATCATAGGGATCTGTCTGAATGAGAAGTGTGTCCGCGAGAAGCACTCCTGACAAGGGCAATGAAAGAATGACGGTTAGTTAATTAATGAGCATGGCAGTGCCTGTTACATTCCAAATGTTGCACAAAGACGAatcaaaaggaacaaaaacaAGTCTACCATCCAATTCAATACACCCACCAAAAGCAAGAGTTGCTCATGCAATTGCTAGTAAGACCATTGTTCCAATTATCACTAGCCCCCGCTCTCTAGTAGCACTGTTGCCAGTACATATGACGCCAAATAACCTTGATACAATGATACTATAAGTACTTAGTTATTTATCACTATTGTATTTATGCATACAAGCTTAAATTTGAAGAGACCTCTACCGACTCTCAGTTACACAGTGATTGTGTTGGTACCTGGGACCACTATCCTGGAAACAGTCTTGCTGGTGCTTTTGGATCAGAAATGTTATAATTTTATACTAAAGTGTGGAAGGGCATTCAAGTCCTAGGGGAGAGTATCAAGTATAGCCCACCTATGCCATGCTCCAACACTCCGACAAGCGGCCATCCAAATCATCGCAAAAGATTCTACAAAAATTTAAGAAGGTGAGGATTAGGGTGGCCTAGCGTCCAACAAACTGCAGTCTTGCTACACACAAGAGATAGAAAAGACAAAGTTCACTTAACAGTcatgtgtttctttttttttttttccttatcaGATTTTCTCcaattaaatattttttcttcgCATAAATATTTCAACTTTGAATTTGATCCTTACTATGTTGATTAATGACTTTTCCCCTACAATTGTAAAGTGTTGAATTTGATTTTTGATGGACCGTAACTTGGAGCTCCGAATAGCAAACAGGCCCTACAATTTCAAACTGTTGAATTTGGTTTGTGATGGACGTAACTTGGAGCTCTGAATAGCAAATGTGCCCTACACTTCCAAGCCTCAAAGCTGGGAGGTAGTAAACCCCAAAATGCGACTACACTTTCCCCACAACTCATTTTTTTGGACAATAAAGATATGGCAGTGACTATTTTAGAATTCTTGATCAATTAAAGAAGCATTTGCTGAATTGTAGCTTTATGAGGAGCCAAATCAGTAAAGGCTACAGTTGTAATATGGTGATCTACAGTTTGATCATCATACTTCTGAATAGAAAAGGGTAAAACTTGAATTCAAATGTCAAATATCCAATTTCACTATAAGAATTTACTGCCTGACATTTGTAAGGTATCTAGCATCTAATATGTCAGCAAAAAACAAGTGAACTGCTAACCATTTTTCAAGACTATGCTTTGGAGTAGATTTAAATTGCTTCTATTTTGAAGGCGGTTAATAGTATAGTGTAGTAATAGCATTACCATGCGGTTCGTTTTGACAAGGCTTGTATCTAAATTTGTTGCCTTAAAAGATGGAACTGGGGGAGGAAGATCTCTTCCAACTTGTGATGCTACATTAGCCGCGTTCGAAGATGAGACTCCTTCCTGAAAATGAGGTTAACATCATCAATTAATTTGACCAATCATGTAAAATTAAAAAGCCCCGAAACAATGAACTTACCAAGTTGCTATTCTGGAGCTGTTTAGTCATAGCTACCATCTCATGTAATTTTGCCATTGTTGGTGGTAAGATGGGGCAATTTGGTGCTGGCGACTGCATTCATAAGTGTGCAAAGCATTCATTAGGAAGATATTCATATGTCAGTTAAATGCTCCATATGTTGGCAGGACGCAGAAGTACCAAATCGCTTGCCATCATGTCGAAGAGGCTAGACCTGCGCTTCTTCTTGTTTGGATTAGTTTGTCTAAGAAAATATTTCTGAGCATGACTGGCCACTTGAGTTGGTGTCCTGGTAGTAACGAAATTTTTCGCTATACCCCTCCAGTCCCCCTTCCCTAGCTTTTCAAGACCAGCAAGAAATGTCCTATGCTCTTCTTCAGTCCAAGGGACAGCTGCAAGTGGCAATACAAAATTTATTAACTCAGCGGCACATGTCAgtatatacatacatgcatttaGGGGCGGGCATAAAAACCGATGACCGAAAACCGAAACCACATAGCTCCATATAGGCATATACACATTCAtagttctcttcttctttgactTAATATGGTAAAATTCGTGTTGTGTTGGCAATAATAAAACTTTATTACAACATCCGTCCCCAAAGATTTATATAGGACATCTGGTTCtgttgttttcagttttttaaTACACGTTGGAAACAGACTCCTGTTTCCCGAAACGAAACCAATAGCAGTAAGGGATGCTTTAGTGTGTTTACAGACAAACTTCATTAAGCAAACTAACCATAGTTGGGAGTGGGGGCATCCTTTTCATTCAATTCAATACAACCAGCAATATGTGAGCTAGTCCTTGTAGAGACTACAGACCATCTCTTAGTATGGCAGGTTTTCAAAGTATTTCAGCAGTTTCATGAACTAATACCACTATCAACATCTCTTAACTTCATTGAAAGCTTATTTCGTAGGAATCCTGAATCTAGCTTTTTCCTAGAACCCAAACCTCGTCAAGCAACTCTACATCCTAATTATCTACTTGTGCAAAGAATATATGGGACCATTTACTCAATGCCCTATTTCTGATACTCATTTGAGGACATTGCAGTTGCATTAGCATCCAGATAGAAAATGCATAACTCTTTATTACCAGGTGATTTATACAGGGAGTAAATGCTGATCCACATAAGTTACCTTGTCATTCAGTCAAATCTACTGAAGTATTGAGCAAAGGCCTCTCATACCTCCCAACAAGGTGCCATAGTTTGCTTGATAATATAACACGACATTATTACAATGTCTAAACTGATGTTTAATTTTGGGAGGCTCTAATcagtactacctccgatccaaaataagtgtcgcagttttgaactaggcttagttcaaaaccgagacacttattttggatcggagggagtacaaaacaaACTATAGTAGTCAACTAGTCGAAGTTGGAAACTATAACCAGACAGACATTTTAATAACCGATCACATAAAACAATAACTGCAGGCAGTCAATGATGTTCAGATTTAATATCATGCATTATGAGTATGAAATATCACCTGGTCATGTCACTAGGAAAATGAAGTTGTGATGAAATTTCCTAACCAAACCTAGTAAATGGCAACTCATGCATTATGGAAAGCACCATTCTACAAGTAGCATGAAGTAGGGCTGCATAGGTCAGTGTGATATGTGAATAAATGGTCAATCAGTAGTTCAATTGTGACACTGAAGACCAAGGGGAATCTGAGGATACTTTTTGTCTGGCTATCAGCTTATGAGCCAAGCAGCTCCGGCATTTAGCAGCACAACTCATAACTTTCCTCTACAAAAGACAAGGACCTTATCTTTCTAAGCAATTCCACAAGATTCGCCAGAAGCAACATATCAGgactttttctttcttaagCCAGTTATGATGTAAACACAAGTAAGCACATCCTTGACATGGCCACACACCATGACATAAATCAACTACAGGTCTGAGGACAGTCTTATTAGACCTCCTGTATTACTGAAAGGCAACCTTTATGATTGAATTTAGTGTACATCACACAATATCTATGTGAATAATCCAACCATGGATTATCTGATCGGTTCTTTATTTCCCAACCTCCATGGACCATACCACCAATCCAAATCTCTGATCAACTCTATATTTCCCCAAAAAAGCTATGCAAACAGATGCATAATGAGTAAATGCAAAAGTATATCTAAAGCTGTAGAACAGATAGAGGAGCTTTACGGATGCAAATAACCGTCATGCAAAGAACAGCCAAATGGAGGCTGCACCCAAGCTATGCAGCTTGACACATTCATAAACTGGCCCAAATCTACCCCTCAAAAATCCTCACTGGCCTAAATTAATAAATTCTACAACTCTAGCATAAACCAAGTAGCTTACACAATGCCTTCGGTGTTCAATGAATCTATGAGGAGCAATGAAATGGTTGATCCATATAGTAAGCTAAACTGCAAAGACAGCACACAACAAGAAGCTTTCCTCATTAGACTCGCAAACCATCCATGGAAATTAAAAAACCAATCCGCCTCCTCAATAGACCTTCGATAGATTCTGCTTAGGAATGAAGCCAGTCCTTGCTATGCACGCGCAAACACGAAGGAACAAACATTTCGGCGTCCAGCCAATCCAGCAAACGTAAAAGGAATCTACGAAAGGCCGCATCTCTCTATCACATCCAAACATCACATCCAGACATGCTAGGATCAAACTAAGCATTTCTAGAGCGGAAAACGATACGATTCATGGCCAGATCTTTGCGTATGCGTACACATCTAATGAATCAAAGCATAGAGATTTCGTTtcgaagcaaaaaaaaaaaggaaagggggCAGAAGGCGGCacctttcttcctctcctgcgCCCTCCGCCGCTTGCCGGAGGACTGGAGCAGCCCGCCGTCGGAGAGGTACCcatcggctgcggcggcgccgccagcgtccccggaggcggaggcggaggcgagggCGGCCAGGTTGCCCATGCTCTTGCACTTGCGCATCACGTCCTCCCTGACCGGCACCGGCGGGTTCGGATCCCGGTGGTCGGGGGgatccggcgccggcgcaatGGTGACCCCGAAGAGGCGCATCCCGGCTGGGCGCGAATCTTGAGGCATCCCGCGGCAGCCGGCTCCGGCGAGTGGGGCGGTGGCGTTTTATTGGGAGGTGGTGTCGGAGAGAGGGGACGAATGGGGACACTCTCTTGCCCGTTTATTTATTTACcggacaaaacaaaaacaaaaacaaatggacatctctcttcttctttttttcccttcttgtGTAATTAATTTTATTGATTTACTCACTTACTACACTTGTTTGGGTCCTTTGTGGAAACTA includes:
- the LOC100837086 gene encoding transcription factor MYBS2 isoform X1 produces the protein MPQDSRPAGMRLFGVTIAPAPDPPDHRDPNPPVPVREDVMRKCKSMGNLAALASASASGDAGGAAAADGYLSDGGLLQSSGKRRRAQERKKAVPWTEEEHRTFLAGLEKLGKGDWRGIAKNFVTTRTPTQVASHAQKYFLRQTNPNKKKRRSSLFDMMASDLSPAPNCPILPPTMAKLHEMVAMTKQLQNSNLEGVSSSNAANVASQVGRDLPPPVPSFKATNLDTSLVKTNRMECFSRTHFSFRQIPMIAEGTSSTSITPTANVTAPAFQANITAFPIPQSDPSPPSPPKADHPEENKDLELTVAPPSQQTMTNISSQNVVGVIQVV
- the LOC100837086 gene encoding transcription factor MYBS3 isoform X2, with the translated sequence MPQDSRPAGMRLFGVTIAPAPDPPDHRDPNPPVPVREDVMRKCKSMGNLAALASASASGDAGGAAAADGYLSDGGLLQSSGKRRRAQERKKAVPWTEEEHRTFLAGLEKLGKGDWRGIAKNFVTTRTPTQVASHAQKYFLRQTNPNKKKRRSSLFDMMASDLSPAPNCPILPPTMAKLHEMVAMTKQLQNSNLEGVSSSNAANVASQVGRDLPPPVPSFKATNLDTSLVKTNRMNLLR